A stretch of Flavobacterium sp. N2270 DNA encodes these proteins:
- a CDS encoding TolC family protein, with translation MRNLIIILFLFFGSFLQAQQKITLNECYDLVEKNYPLAKQTNLLQQKSALEIDALNKAKLPKIDINAQATYQSAVTQLPISLPNVTITPLNKDQYRATLDVNQLIYNGGMIEANSKLKEVQTQTVQQQVTVNLYQLKSRINYSYMMILLWQEQNRLLISKKNSILEKISEVKSGVRNGAILPASEQVLEAELLKLEQALTENSFQRIKELQNLASLTTTSFAENTILEQPILNLETNGTRPEIQFFELQQTQIEASKDVISKSNLPKLNAFGQAGYGNPGLNMLNNSFESFYIVGLKLNWNVFDWNKSKTEKEALDVAKEIISTEKETFETNNQMQLNELKSEILKMETIIKTDVQIIQLLEKVLQSYDSQLRNGVITSSDYITELNNLFDAKTNQKIHETQLQLAKINYQTIKGQN, from the coding sequence ATGAGAAATTTAATTATAATTTTATTCCTGTTTTTTGGATCTTTCCTTCAAGCTCAACAAAAAATTACATTGAACGAATGTTATGATTTGGTAGAAAAAAATTATCCATTAGCTAAACAGACTAATTTACTGCAACAAAAATCTGCTTTAGAAATTGATGCATTAAACAAAGCAAAATTGCCCAAAATTGATATTAACGCTCAAGCAACCTATCAATCTGCCGTAACACAATTGCCTATTAGTTTGCCAAACGTAACAATTACACCTTTAAATAAAGATCAATATAGAGCTACTTTAGATGTTAATCAGTTAATTTATAATGGTGGAATGATTGAGGCTAATTCTAAATTAAAAGAAGTTCAAACGCAAACGGTTCAACAACAAGTTACAGTTAATTTGTATCAATTAAAATCGAGAATTAATTATTCTTATATGATGATTTTATTGTGGCAAGAACAAAATCGATTGTTGATTTCAAAGAAGAATTCAATTTTAGAAAAAATTAGCGAAGTTAAATCTGGAGTTAGAAATGGAGCTATTTTACCAGCATCAGAGCAAGTTTTAGAAGCTGAATTACTAAAGTTAGAGCAAGCTTTAACCGAAAATTCATTCCAAAGAATAAAGGAACTTCAAAATTTAGCGAGTTTAACAACTACCTCATTTGCTGAAAACACTATTCTAGAACAACCAATTTTAAATTTAGAAACTAACGGAACTAGACCGGAAATACAATTTTTCGAATTGCAACAAACTCAAATTGAGGCTTCTAAAGATGTAATTTCAAAATCAAATTTACCAAAACTAAACGCTTTTGGTCAAGCTGGTTATGGAAATCCTGGTTTGAATATGTTAAATAATTCGTTTGAGAGTTTTTATATAGTTGGTTTAAAATTAAATTGGAATGTGTTCGATTGGAATAAATCAAAAACAGAAAAAGAAGCTTTAGATGTTGCAAAAGAAATTATTTCAACTGAAAAAGAAACTTTTGAAACCAATAATCAAATGCAATTAAATGAGTTAAAATCAGAAATTTTAAAAATGGAAACTATCATTAAAACGGATGTGCAAATCATTCAATTGCTTGAAAAAGTGTTACAATCGTATGATTCTCAATTGCGCAATGGTGTAATAACTTCATCAGATTATATAACAGAGTTAAACAATCTTTTTGACGCAAAGACTAATCAAAAAATACATGAAACACAACTTCAATTAGCTAAAATAAATTATCAAACGATTAAAGGACAAAATTAA
- a CDS encoding TetR/AcrR family transcriptional regulator — MEKTEYNTEEIILKSAITIFHKKGMAGARMQEIADEAGINKAMLHYYFRSKQLLFEAVFKKAFMQLAPQIHQVLNSQDSLFDKIENFAGKYISFVMENRFLPTFIIQELNNNPEFTNQFFSQAEFPKPTHFLLQIEEEIQKGTIRNVNPKQVLIDMFSLSVFPFVGAPLLQKITNSNEEEYNNLLIERKTHIASMLINSIKK, encoded by the coding sequence ATGGAGAAAACAGAATATAATACAGAAGAAATAATATTGAAAAGTGCGATAACCATTTTTCATAAAAAAGGAATGGCTGGTGCAAGAATGCAAGAAATTGCTGACGAAGCTGGAATTAACAAAGCGATGTTGCATTATTATTTTAGAAGTAAGCAATTGCTTTTTGAAGCTGTTTTTAAAAAAGCATTTATGCAATTGGCACCACAAATTCATCAAGTGTTAAATTCTCAAGATTCGTTGTTTGATAAAATTGAAAATTTTGCAGGTAAGTATATTTCATTTGTTATGGAAAATAGGTTTTTACCCACATTTATTATTCAAGAATTAAACAATAATCCTGAATTTACGAATCAATTTTTTAGTCAAGCTGAATTTCCTAAACCAACGCATTTTCTATTGCAAATTGAAGAAGAAATCCAAAAGGGAACCATAAGAAATGTAAATCCAAAACAAGTATTAATTGATATGTTTTCGTTATCTGTTTTTCCATTTGTTGGAGCACCTTTGCTTCAAAAAATAACAAACTCGAATGAAGAAGAATATAACAATTTGTTAATAGAGCGCAAAACACATATAGCTTCAATGCTAATAAATAGTATTAAAAAATGA
- a CDS encoding thioredoxin family protein — protein sequence MSNKFPQIIKSEGSILVEFINSNCEPCAMIEPTLLQIKKSIGNRIEILVVEVDEVPEVVNLYNIDSVPTTALFQNGELIWKTAEVLSKQKLLEKILDIV from the coding sequence ATGTCAAATAAATTTCCTCAAATAATAAAATCAGAAGGTTCAATTTTAGTTGAATTTATTAATTCTAATTGCGAACCTTGTGCAATGATTGAGCCTACATTGTTACAAATTAAAAAATCTATTGGCAATCGTATTGAAATTCTGGTTGTAGAAGTTGATGAAGTGCCAGAAGTTGTAAATCTTTACAATATAGATTCTGTTCCTACAACTGCTTTATTTCAAAATGGAGAGTTAATTTGGAAAACTGCCGAAGTTTTATCAAAACAAAAACTTCTAGAAAAAATACTAGATATTGTTTAA
- a CDS encoding TonB-dependent receptor domain-containing protein codes for MKKSILALVVLGTTFLYAQEPVKEVDSVKVTLLNEVIVTKSLTKNPAQIIVKKDFTEKVVQPKNSGELFEDINGFHLIKRGNYAVDPAFRASQYEQLNVQIDGGTKAFHACPNRMDPVTTLINPEEITKIEIIKGPFSVRYGNTFAGLINLVSKSPANNKKIIGGSFSSGYESNGNSIVNLFSLESKIKKFDFSGNFSYRDYGNYEDGNQNEIPSSFRSISYGLKTGYQIADNQRLQATFRQNFGRDVLHAGLPMDTDEDNSTLANLDYKWENTGTYFKGLTAKAYYSFVDHIMSNTRRASFANSEAVSKVEALTYGGKIETEWRLGTKINLFTGVDMVNLSRDGGRDRLVKVNMMGNPLPTPIAFYDKVWQDSYSNDFGYFAETKIKASNKSWLTVGSRLDFVTSDANDLDATFAALYPNLEKRNETLYSGTVSYQYLFNSNYIMEASFGRGTRAANIEERYIAFFNIGRDAYEYVGNPNLKPEVNNQFELSFDGKSKLNGFFNEVQFGTSVFYSIYENYILGVVDETLIRKYNSTTPPIHPKVFRNIDNALKTGFEVYGNVQFYNNFNFGTEVSYTYTENKDFNESLPLTPPLVTRLKLGYDYKKFWAKALYTLTAKQNKIATSYDEIATAGYEVMDLNIGYKPIESLSIGMGLLNVFDQYYNNHLTFAFNNVAGYGRVPITEPGRNFTLFVNYKF; via the coding sequence ATGAAAAAATCAATATTGGCCTTAGTTGTACTAGGCACAACTTTCTTGTATGCACAAGAACCAGTTAAAGAAGTAGACTCAGTAAAAGTTACTCTTTTAAATGAAGTTATAGTTACTAAATCATTAACAAAAAATCCTGCTCAAATTATTGTAAAAAAAGATTTTACAGAAAAAGTAGTCCAACCTAAAAACTCAGGAGAATTATTTGAAGACATCAATGGTTTTCACCTTATTAAAAGAGGAAATTATGCTGTTGATCCAGCTTTTAGAGCTTCGCAATACGAACAATTAAACGTACAAATAGATGGTGGAACAAAAGCTTTTCATGCGTGTCCAAACCGAATGGATCCAGTTACCACTCTAATTAATCCAGAAGAAATTACTAAAATTGAAATCATAAAAGGACCTTTTTCTGTACGTTATGGAAATACTTTTGCCGGACTTATCAATCTCGTTTCTAAATCTCCAGCAAATAACAAAAAAATTATTGGAGGAAGTTTTTCTTCTGGATATGAAAGCAACGGCAATTCAATTGTGAACCTATTTTCTTTAGAAAGTAAAATTAAAAAGTTTGATTTTTCTGGAAATTTCAGTTACAGAGATTATGGTAATTATGAAGATGGTAATCAAAATGAAATACCTTCTTCTTTTAGAAGTATCAGTTACGGATTAAAAACAGGTTATCAAATTGCAGACAATCAACGTTTACAAGCTACTTTCCGTCAAAATTTTGGTAGAGATGTATTGCATGCTGGATTACCAATGGATACGGACGAAGACAACAGTACACTCGCTAATTTAGATTATAAATGGGAAAACACAGGAACCTATTTTAAAGGATTAACAGCTAAAGCCTATTATTCTTTTGTAGATCATATTATGAGTAATACTAGAAGAGCATCATTTGCAAATTCAGAAGCGGTTTCTAAAGTAGAAGCCTTAACTTATGGTGGAAAAATAGAAACAGAATGGCGATTGGGTACTAAAATTAACTTGTTTACTGGAGTTGATATGGTAAATTTATCAAGAGATGGTGGTAGAGATCGATTAGTAAAAGTCAACATGATGGGAAATCCATTACCTACTCCAATAGCTTTTTATGATAAAGTTTGGCAAGACAGTTACTCTAATGATTTTGGTTACTTTGCAGAAACTAAAATTAAAGCATCTAATAAATCATGGTTAACTGTTGGTTCTCGTTTGGATTTTGTTACTTCTGATGCAAATGATTTAGATGCCACTTTTGCAGCTTTGTATCCAAACTTAGAAAAAAGAAACGAAACACTTTATAGTGGAACAGTTTCCTATCAATATTTGTTCAATTCAAACTATATAATGGAAGCTTCTTTTGGTAGAGGAACAAGAGCTGCCAACATAGAAGAGCGTTACATTGCCTTCTTCAACATTGGAAGAGATGCTTATGAATATGTGGGAAATCCAAATTTGAAACCAGAAGTAAACAATCAATTTGAATTGAGTTTTGATGGAAAATCAAAATTAAACGGATTCTTTAATGAGGTACAGTTTGGAACTTCGGTCTTCTATTCTATTTATGAAAACTATATTTTAGGAGTTGTTGATGAAACTTTAATTAGAAAATACAATTCAACCACACCACCTATTCATCCAAAAGTATTTAGAAACATTGACAATGCTTTAAAAACAGGATTTGAAGTTTATGGAAATGTACAGTTTTATAACAATTTTAATTTTGGTACAGAAGTATCTTACACATATACCGAAAATAAAGATTTCAACGAAAGTTTACCTTTAACGCCACCTTTAGTAACCAGATTGAAATTAGGTTATGATTACAAAAAGTTTTGGGCTAAAGCGCTTTATACGTTAACAGCTAAACAAAATAAAATTGCAACCAGTTATGATGAAATTGCAACAGCTGGTTACGAAGTAATGGATTTAAACATTGGGTACAAACCTATTGAATCATTATCTATAGGAATGGGACTTTTAAATGTGTTTGACCAATATTACAATAATCACTTGACTTTTGCTTTCAACAATGTGGCAGGTTATGGTAGAGTTCCTATTACAGAACCGGGTAGAAACTTTACTTTGTTTGTAAATTATAAATTTTAA
- a CDS encoding methyltransferase family protein yields the protein MIKSWKDYLFVSIQFLLFGLYAFDFLPAFELPQLVKYIGLIFSILGFLIAVLSVLQLNKNLTVFPTPKTDSELMTFGMYKFSRHPIYTGLILFTFGYAFFKASLFKVLIALVLLLLFYFKTNYEEQKLLQKFSNYKDYKKKVNRFFPKIKNPQA from the coding sequence ATGATAAAATCTTGGAAAGATTATCTATTTGTAAGCATACAATTTCTATTATTTGGATTGTATGCTTTTGATTTTTTACCAGCTTTTGAACTTCCACAATTAGTTAAATATATTGGCTTGATTTTTTCAATTTTAGGTTTTTTGATTGCTGTACTTTCGGTTTTGCAACTCAATAAAAATCTGACTGTTTTTCCAACACCAAAAACAGATTCTGAATTAATGACCTTTGGAATGTACAAATTCAGTAGGCATCCAATTTACACCGGACTTATTTTATTTACTTTTGGATATGCCTTTTTTAAAGCATCACTTTTTAAAGTTTTAATTGCTTTGGTTCTTTTGTTGTTGTTTTATTTTAAAACCAATTACGAAGAGCAGAAATTACTTCAAAAGTTTTCAAATTATAAAGATTACAAGAAAAAAGTAAACCGATTTTTCCCCAAAATAAAAAATCCTCAAGCATAA
- a CDS encoding class I SAM-dependent methyltransferase produces MNDFWNERYAKKEYAYGIHPNQFLADSILKLPKHGKILFPAEGEGRNAVFAAKNGFEVAAFDLSSEGKKKADELASDNDVKIDYRVGMLEDLNFEPNSFDGVVFIYAHFPKAIRKALHQQILRLVKPNGVIVFEAFSKEQLDYPSGGPKEFAMLFSEEEVKEEFENVDFDFLKTEIIELNEGVFHQGKGSVVRFIGKKR; encoded by the coding sequence ATGAATGACTTTTGGAATGAACGATATGCTAAAAAAGAATATGCTTATGGAATACATCCTAATCAGTTTTTAGCCGATTCTATTTTGAAACTACCAAAGCACGGAAAAATTTTATTTCCCGCTGAAGGTGAAGGTAGAAATGCTGTTTTTGCTGCTAAAAACGGATTTGAAGTTGCTGCTTTTGATTTAAGTAGTGAAGGAAAAAAGAAAGCGGATGAATTAGCAAGTGATAATGATGTAAAAATTGATTATCGAGTTGGAATGTTAGAAGATTTGAATTTTGAACCAAATTCTTTTGATGGAGTAGTATTCATTTATGCTCATTTTCCAAAGGCAATTCGAAAAGCACTGCATCAACAAATTTTACGATTAGTAAAACCAAATGGAGTTATAGTTTTTGAAGCTTTTAGCAAAGAACAATTAGACTATCCTTCTGGTGGACCAAAAGAGTTTGCTATGCTTTTTTCGGAAGAAGAAGTAAAAGAGGAATTTGAAAATGTTGATTTTGATTTTCTAAAAACCGAAATTATTGAATTAAATGAAGGAGTATTTCATCAAGGAAAAGGATCTGTCGTTCGATTTATAGGAAAGAAAAGATGA
- a CDS encoding DUF6132 family protein: MTKKQYIITGIGVVVGLVAGYVYYLQVGCASGTCAITSKPVNSTLYGGLMGGLLFNMFVTSPKKKDK; this comes from the coding sequence ATGACAAAAAAACAATATATTATTACAGGAATTGGAGTAGTGGTAGGTTTAGTTGCAGGTTATGTATATTATTTGCAAGTTGGATGTGCTTCAGGAACATGTGCTATAACATCAAAACCAGTAAACAGTACTTTGTATGGCGGTTTAATGGGTGGTTTGTTATTTAATATGTTTGTCACTTCTCCCAAAAAGAAAGATAAATAA
- a CDS encoding rhodanese-like domain-containing protein — METIKIKEVCPTSTLELIKRNYLLIDVREENEFHQFSFDVPRVLHIPLSKLEERMNEIPKNEKVILVCLTGERSLRAVQFLNEYGFTNLLNMKKGLSKWAQKGYPIKGVAIIEEKSCCGGHSHCN, encoded by the coding sequence ATGGAAACTATAAAAATAAAAGAAGTTTGCCCAACAAGCACTTTAGAATTAATAAAACGCAATTATCTTTTGATAGATGTACGTGAAGAAAATGAATTCCATCAATTTTCATTTGATGTACCTCGTGTTCTTCATATTCCTCTTAGTAAATTAGAGGAACGAATGAATGAGATTCCTAAAAATGAAAAAGTTATTTTAGTTTGTTTAACTGGCGAACGAAGTTTAAGAGCAGTCCAATTTTTAAATGAATATGGGTTTACCAATTTATTGAACATGAAAAAAGGACTTTCAAAATGGGCTCAAAAAGGATATCCTATAAAAGGTGTAGCAATTATTGAAGAAAAATCATGTTGTGGAGGACACTCACATTGTAATTAA
- a CDS encoding DUF3365 domain-containing protein, with protein sequence MKKLLILSLSILLFSCNKKKETYQDVDNEQVFVYDTHEAKELMEKHCYLCHSPTADEVTGRIAPPMVAIKARYIDKEGYNKTEFIKAVSEFVNHPTDDKALMYGAVKKFGVMPKQVFPDSVVVKIASFMYDYKIDSPEWFASHWQGHGNKNWEQSGKEYVAQEKEKTFADIGLEYALGTKKVLGKNLMGTIQKKGTIEALAFCNIQAMPLTDSMSVHHNAIIKRVSDRNRNPNNKANAEELKYIDQFKKQMVAKQEIKPVVVEQDNKVQFYYPIETNTMCLQCHGKPENIKPDVQAKIKALYPKDLAVGYGENEVRGIWSITFDKKK encoded by the coding sequence ATGAAAAAATTACTTATACTATCCCTATCAATTTTGCTTTTTTCTTGCAACAAAAAGAAAGAAACATATCAAGATGTTGATAATGAACAAGTTTTTGTGTATGATACACACGAGGCTAAAGAATTAATGGAAAAACATTGTTATTTATGCCATAGTCCAACTGCTGATGAAGTTACAGGAAGAATTGCGCCTCCAATGGTTGCAATTAAAGCTAGGTATATTGATAAAGAAGGATATAATAAAACAGAATTTATTAAAGCTGTTTCAGAATTTGTAAATCATCCAACCGATGATAAAGCGTTAATGTATGGAGCTGTAAAAAAGTTTGGAGTAATGCCTAAACAAGTTTTTCCTGATAGTGTAGTCGTTAAAATAGCATCTTTCATGTATGATTATAAAATTGATTCCCCAGAATGGTTTGCTTCACACTGGCAAGGACATGGAAATAAGAATTGGGAACAATCAGGAAAAGAATATGTGGCTCAAGAAAAAGAAAAAACATTTGCCGATATTGGTTTAGAGTATGCATTAGGAACTAAAAAAGTTTTGGGTAAAAATTTAATGGGTACTATCCAAAAGAAAGGAACTATAGAAGCTTTAGCTTTTTGTAATATTCAAGCAATGCCTTTAACAGATAGTATGTCAGTGCATCACAACGCTATTATAAAAAGAGTTTCAGATAGAAATAGAAACCCTAATAATAAGGCAAATGCAGAAGAATTGAAATATATTGATCAATTTAAAAAGCAAATGGTTGCTAAGCAAGAAATAAAACCAGTTGTTGTTGAACAAGACAATAAAGTTCAGTTTTATTATCCAATAGAAACAAACACAATGTGTCTTCAATGTCATGGAAAACCTGAAAACATTAAACCTGATGTGCAAGCAAAAATAAAAGCTTTATATCCTAAAGATTTAGCCGTTGGTTACGGAGAAAATGAAGTTAGAGGAATTTGGAGTATTACTTTTGATAAGAAAAAATAA
- a CDS encoding Crp/Fnr family transcriptional regulator codes for MQIDVDILYTWGAVSKKYQKEEIIFYEDEMALFYYQVIEGSIKMFCTNEDGKEFTQGVFEKGNSFGEPPLFIDEIYPCSALAIEDSVIIKISKDKFLTIIQEYPEINKSIMQLLALRVFRKALTNKHIVNQKPEHRIIAFLIDYKQKNGVSDSEKIQIPYTRQEIADFTGLRVETVIRTLTQMKKNNKAEINNHKLFF; via the coding sequence ATGCAAATAGATGTAGATATATTATATACTTGGGGTGCTGTTTCTAAGAAATATCAAAAAGAAGAAATTATATTTTATGAAGATGAAATGGCTTTGTTTTATTACCAAGTAATTGAAGGTTCAATAAAAATGTTTTGCACGAATGAAGATGGAAAAGAATTTACACAAGGCGTTTTTGAGAAAGGAAACAGTTTTGGAGAACCTCCTTTATTTATTGATGAAATTTATCCCTGTTCAGCTTTAGCAATTGAAGATAGTGTTATAATTAAAATTTCTAAAGACAAATTTTTAACTATTATTCAAGAATACCCTGAAATTAATAAAAGTATTATGCAACTATTAGCTTTACGCGTTTTTAGAAAAGCATTAACTAACAAACATATAGTCAATCAAAAACCTGAACATAGAATTATTGCTTTTTTGATAGACTACAAACAAAAAAATGGGGTTTCAGATTCTGAAAAAATTCAAATACCATATACAAGGCAAGAGATTGCTGACTTTACTGGTTTGCGTGTTGAAACCGTTATTAGAACTTTAACTCAAATGAAAAAAAACAACAAAGCAGAAATCAACAATCATAAATTATTCTTCTAA
- a CDS encoding fasciclin domain-containing protein, translating into MKKSISFLAIASLFFLGSCKENNENPQEATTTESGVDLSVGQEGVQDDVSNPNIVQVASGSKDHTTLVAAVKAAGLVTSLSNAGPFTVFAPTNAAFDKLPAGTVEGLLKPEKKGDLENILGYHTYVGILKTEYMQDGQEFDMVFGGKVKISKQGKKTLVNGSEIVTSIETSNGIIHIIGDVLLPK; encoded by the coding sequence ATGAAAAAATCAATCTCATTTTTAGCAATTGCATCTTTATTTTTTTTAGGAAGCTGTAAAGAAAATAATGAAAATCCTCAAGAAGCAACAACTACAGAAAGTGGTGTTGATTTAAGTGTTGGTCAAGAAGGTGTTCAAGACGATGTGTCTAATCCAAACATTGTGCAAGTTGCCTCTGGTAGTAAAGATCACACAACGTTAGTAGCTGCTGTTAAAGCTGCAGGTCTTGTAACTTCGTTAAGTAATGCAGGACCATTTACTGTTTTTGCTCCAACAAATGCCGCTTTTGACAAATTACCTGCTGGAACAGTTGAAGGATTATTGAAACCAGAAAAAAAGGGAGATTTAGAAAATATTTTAGGATATCATACCTATGTAGGAATTCTAAAAACTGAGTACATGCAAGATGGTCAAGAGTTTGATATGGTTTTTGGTGGAAAAGTAAAAATCTCAAAGCAAGGTAAAAAAACATTAGTGAATGGATCTGAAATAGTTACTTCCATCGAAACTTCTAATGGAATCATCCATATAATTGGTGATGTTTTATTGCCAAAATAA
- a CDS encoding RrF2 family transcriptional regulator, whose product MFSKSCEYAIRATIFIASKCCEKRKVGIKEIAIAIDSPIAFTAKILQKLSKNKIVNSTKGVNGGFEISQEKLKQIKLIQIVVAIDGNSVFLGCGLGLGNCSEDHPCPVHYKFKEVKEGLVSMLENTTLEELALGVKTGNSFLKYQKKA is encoded by the coding sequence ATGTTTTCAAAAAGTTGTGAATACGCAATTAGAGCAACAATTTTTATTGCTAGTAAGTGTTGCGAGAAAAGAAAAGTAGGTATTAAAGAAATTGCAATTGCAATAGATTCTCCAATTGCATTTACAGCTAAGATTTTACAAAAATTATCTAAAAATAAAATTGTTAATTCTACAAAAGGAGTTAATGGAGGGTTTGAAATTTCGCAAGAAAAATTAAAACAGATTAAATTAATACAAATTGTTGTTGCAATTGATGGTAATAGTGTTTTTTTAGGTTGTGGATTAGGGTTGGGTAATTGCTCAGAAGACCATCCTTGTCCTGTTCATTATAAATTTAAAGAAGTAAAAGAAGGTCTTGTTTCTATGCTTGAAAATACGACTTTAGAAGAATTAGCTTTAGGTGTAAAAACGGGTAATTCATTTTTAAAATATCAAAAAAAAGCATAG
- a CDS encoding c-type cytochrome, with the protein MPSNDQTNFKDIDKHVVRGKELWESNNCMGCHSIMGEGGYYAPELTKVIERRGEGYVKAVLMSPVPWAPKGRKMVAYKMNQEDADAMVAYFKWIGNIDLNGFDRIVSPLAKDKIKDQQKIQ; encoded by the coding sequence ATGCCTAGTAACGACCAAACTAACTTTAAAGACATTGACAAACATGTCGTTAGAGGTAAAGAATTATGGGAATCCAATAATTGTATGGGTTGTCATAGTATTATGGGAGAAGGTGGCTATTATGCTCCTGAATTAACCAAAGTAATTGAAAGACGTGGAGAAGGCTATGTAAAAGCTGTCTTAATGTCTCCAGTTCCATGGGCTCCAAAAGGAAGGAAAATGGTTGCCTATAAGATGAATCAAGAAGATGCTGACGCTATGGTTGCGTATTTTAAATGGATAGGTAACATTGATTTAAATGGCTTTGATAGAATAGTATCTCCGTTAGCTAAAGATAAAATTAAAGATCAACAAAAAATACAATAA
- a CDS encoding cbb3-type cytochrome c oxidase subunit I, whose amino-acid sequence MKYKSQKVAYWFFALCMLLFSLQIIYGFIMGFDRIGIQGLHEIIPFNTARAVHTNLLVVWLLTGFMGAAYYIIPEEAQCELISVKWAYIQLISLAVVGVIAIAGFHFNHWEGRKFLEIPRELDFLVVVNVLVFLGLILGTLFKGKRKTTTALVLTMGLVFAALLYIPGMIWFDSQVMDSFFRWWVVHLWVEGVWELIMGGILSYLLIKLTGVDREVIEKWLYVIIGLTFLSGVLGTGHHYYYIGVNKIWLVIGGIFSALEPLAFLAMALFAVNMYRKGEKSHPNKIALFWTIGSAIVSFVGAGLLGFAHTLPQTNLYTHGTLVTAMHGHYAFWGAYAMIVLAIISYALPNLTGRKRYNNTNGHMAFWISNIGILGMTVAFGVAGVAQVYMERKLKMDFMDVQNEIAIHFVVLLVCATMFTVGISMYIYEFVKYGLPTDEALES is encoded by the coding sequence ATGAAATATAAATCACAAAAAGTAGCCTATTGGTTTTTTGCATTGTGCATGTTATTGTTTTCTCTGCAAATTATCTATGGGTTTATAATGGGCTTTGACCGAATTGGAATACAAGGCCTACACGAAATTATACCTTTTAATACAGCAAGAGCAGTTCACACAAACCTACTTGTTGTTTGGTTATTAACCGGATTCATGGGAGCTGCTTATTACATTATTCCAGAAGAAGCACAATGTGAACTAATTAGTGTTAAATGGGCATATATTCAATTAATTTCACTTGCAGTTGTTGGGGTTATAGCTATTGCTGGTTTTCACTTTAACCATTGGGAAGGAAGAAAATTTTTAGAAATCCCAAGAGAATTAGATTTCTTAGTAGTCGTTAATGTCCTAGTATTCTTAGGATTAATCTTAGGAACTCTTTTTAAAGGGAAAAGAAAAACTACTACAGCTTTAGTATTAACAATGGGATTAGTATTTGCAGCTTTATTATACATTCCTGGAATGATTTGGTTTGATAGTCAAGTAATGGATTCTTTCTTTAGATGGTGGGTAGTTCATTTATGGGTTGAAGGTGTATGGGAATTAATTATGGGAGGTATTTTATCTTACTTATTAATTAAACTTACTGGTGTAGATAGAGAAGTTATTGAAAAATGGTTATATGTAATTATTGGTTTAACATTCTTATCTGGAGTATTAGGTACAGGTCACCATTATTATTACATTGGTGTAAACAAAATTTGGTTAGTAATTGGCGGAATATTCTCTGCATTAGAACCTTTAGCTTTCTTAGCAATGGCATTATTTGCTGTAAACATGTATCGCAAAGGAGAAAAAAGTCATCCAAATAAAATTGCTTTATTTTGGACAATTGGTTCGGCAATAGTTTCTTTCGTTGGAGCAGGTTTATTAGGTTTTGCGCATACTTTACCGCAAACAAATCTTTATACTCATGGAACTTTAGTAACTGCAATGCACGGACATTACGCTTTCTGGGGAGCTTATGCAATGATTGTACTTGCAATTATTAGTTATGCTCTTCCGAACTTAACAGGACGTAAACGTTACAACAATACAAATGGACACATGGCTTTTTGGATTTCTAACATTGGAATTCTTGGAATGACTGTTGCCTTTGGTGTAGCCGGAGTAGCACAAGTTTATATGGAAAGAAAACTAAAAATGGATTTTATGGACGTGCAAAACGAAATTGCAATTCACTTTGTAGTTTTACTTGTCTGTGCAACAATGTTTACTGTAGGGATAAGTATGTATATTTATGAATTTGTTAAATATGGTTTACCAACAGATGAAGCTCTAGAATCTTAA